The following coding sequences lie in one Thalassoglobus polymorphus genomic window:
- a CDS encoding AAA family ATPase: MRIHELEVDQFGVWKEVTLPFHDRGVTVLYGPNEAGKSTLMRFIRGVLYGFQPSDEVDASRRRERVVCSGALKVSHQGKSYRIRRVSEKGTRGALEINGQRREQTDPLMQSLLGDASESLFKDVFAIGLNELQQLATLSGDEVAEQIYGLSLGREGEQIVRAQNAFAKNERFLIDPESRKGEIHSLIQQLAEIDRELERVGQPAQRHTRLLDQTTKHDATVSELKKRQKNLQQDLRGYQFLNQAWEPWAKHRAIQLELKQLPVTKVDADILNRYDELELELSEVDAQRKQLIDEAKRLQKQAEEIKLRPELEEETCAIQNLHEQTREMQLLEQQLQSGSPVADPREQEVQRLLGNLGGHWSLKRLEETDLSPVKLHSLLEQGDRYRRANRARTKAAKKYKRMSAALKLHEQAENSQRRGLGTLSVEETRQDLSDKIDQLEDLRGLRIRKEHIKKTLELFPETREAEAEVVEQELPPFFYNVLWFFAISGAILFLFGSYRAVSGLFSGGGYLATLGACYSLLGLGALGTCWTMKQYFSQQKIQVAGNDVDREKMSRELSRVESQIQKIRSRNLLRTQRTAPQTLIAEQDDSELIDEALADLRKQLHSLQSVNDDSGRIDKLRRQMSRMRNSLQDYQKRVSQSRREWTESLRTLGLIETLKVSEAVAQCQQIADAKHVLHEWSRSHQSREQQRKVLDTFLEKVQQLSNKLEGRGIAVRDPYQLLAEWHRELQLLGERRRERQQLRSTAKEKRRDAARIADRVERMREQRSLLLSQMGVADRGEIAAKLAAIDERKTLEAKLREAEKNLDKITSQEPELVITEEMLIEYDEASNKKIVSEIRDELQEIDEALQNEYQTLGKLKQELHAIEEDRSVASLRFDREQVADELRKASESLFANRVADRVVEQLQSKIEQDRQPQTLQTASEYLSQLTCDKYQKVWTPLGEKALFVDDDVKQSLRVEQLSSGTREQVFLSLRLAMIKDFASRGVELPLILDDVTVNFDQIRTEAAVETLLNVADDGQQIMLFTCHLHLAHLFENDGIEPVWLPNHRPEMTV, from the coding sequence ATGAGAATACATGAACTGGAAGTCGATCAATTCGGAGTCTGGAAGGAAGTGACACTTCCTTTTCATGACCGAGGAGTGACGGTTCTTTACGGCCCGAATGAAGCGGGAAAGTCCACGCTGATGCGGTTCATCCGCGGAGTCCTGTACGGATTCCAGCCGAGCGATGAAGTTGACGCCAGTCGTCGACGCGAACGAGTTGTTTGCTCCGGAGCTTTGAAAGTTTCGCATCAAGGCAAATCGTATCGCATCCGCCGTGTCTCTGAAAAAGGAACGCGAGGTGCTCTGGAGATCAACGGACAGCGACGGGAACAGACAGATCCGCTGATGCAAAGCTTGCTCGGGGATGCCAGCGAATCGCTATTCAAAGATGTCTTTGCGATTGGCCTGAACGAACTTCAGCAACTGGCAACTTTGAGCGGTGATGAAGTCGCTGAGCAGATTTATGGATTGTCACTGGGACGGGAAGGCGAGCAGATTGTCCGGGCCCAGAATGCGTTCGCAAAGAACGAACGTTTCCTGATTGATCCGGAAAGCCGTAAAGGAGAAATTCATTCACTCATTCAGCAACTGGCTGAGATCGACCGTGAACTTGAACGTGTCGGTCAACCGGCACAGCGGCACACTCGACTTCTCGACCAGACCACTAAACATGATGCGACTGTCAGCGAATTAAAGAAACGGCAGAAGAATCTGCAACAGGATTTACGTGGCTATCAGTTTCTGAATCAAGCTTGGGAACCGTGGGCGAAACATCGTGCCATCCAACTGGAACTCAAGCAGTTACCGGTCACGAAAGTCGATGCTGATATTCTGAATCGCTACGATGAACTCGAACTCGAACTTTCCGAAGTTGATGCGCAACGGAAACAGTTAATCGACGAAGCAAAGCGTCTGCAAAAACAGGCGGAGGAAATCAAACTTCGTCCTGAGTTGGAAGAAGAGACCTGTGCAATTCAGAACTTGCATGAGCAAACCCGCGAAATGCAACTTCTCGAACAACAGTTACAAAGTGGCAGCCCTGTGGCTGACCCTCGCGAACAGGAAGTTCAACGCCTGTTGGGGAATTTGGGAGGTCACTGGTCACTCAAGCGGTTGGAAGAAACCGATCTTTCTCCTGTGAAATTGCACAGCTTGCTGGAGCAAGGAGACCGCTATCGCCGAGCCAATCGTGCACGCACGAAAGCTGCCAAAAAATACAAGAGAATGTCAGCTGCTCTGAAGCTGCATGAACAGGCAGAGAACTCTCAGCGCCGTGGTCTTGGAACTCTGTCGGTTGAGGAGACCCGTCAGGATTTAAGCGACAAGATTGATCAGCTTGAAGACTTACGCGGCTTGCGAATTCGCAAGGAGCACATCAAGAAAACTCTTGAGCTGTTTCCTGAAACACGTGAAGCCGAAGCAGAAGTGGTGGAGCAGGAACTTCCCCCCTTCTTCTATAACGTCTTGTGGTTCTTCGCGATTTCTGGCGCAATTTTGTTCCTGTTTGGGTCATACCGAGCGGTCTCAGGTCTGTTCTCAGGTGGAGGTTACCTGGCAACTTTGGGAGCCTGTTATTCGCTGCTGGGGTTGGGGGCGCTGGGAACTTGCTGGACGATGAAGCAGTATTTCTCCCAGCAGAAAATTCAGGTTGCCGGGAATGATGTCGACCGCGAAAAAATGAGCAGGGAGCTGAGTCGAGTCGAATCACAGATTCAAAAAATCCGCAGCCGCAACTTGCTACGAACACAACGAACCGCACCACAAACGTTGATCGCAGAACAAGATGATTCCGAACTGATCGACGAAGCACTCGCTGATCTGCGCAAACAGCTACACAGTTTACAATCCGTCAATGACGATTCTGGACGGATTGATAAACTACGTCGGCAAATGAGTCGCATGCGAAACAGTTTGCAGGACTACCAGAAGCGAGTCAGTCAGTCTCGGAGAGAATGGACAGAAAGTCTGCGAACTTTGGGGCTGATCGAAACTCTTAAAGTCTCTGAAGCTGTCGCCCAGTGCCAGCAAATTGCTGACGCCAAGCATGTCTTACATGAATGGAGTCGCTCGCATCAAAGCAGAGAGCAACAACGCAAAGTTCTGGATACATTTCTGGAGAAAGTTCAGCAACTCTCCAACAAACTTGAAGGTCGCGGAATTGCCGTACGTGATCCGTATCAACTGCTCGCAGAATGGCACCGCGAGCTCCAACTACTCGGTGAGCGAAGACGTGAACGGCAACAACTACGCTCGACAGCGAAAGAAAAACGCCGTGACGCAGCACGCATCGCTGATCGAGTTGAACGGATGCGTGAACAACGTTCACTGTTGCTTTCGCAAATGGGAGTTGCCGACCGGGGAGAGATTGCAGCCAAGCTAGCAGCGATCGATGAGCGCAAGACTCTCGAAGCGAAATTGAGAGAAGCTGAGAAAAATCTCGATAAGATCACCTCTCAAGAACCAGAGCTTGTGATTACGGAAGAAATGCTCATTGAGTACGATGAGGCTTCAAACAAAAAAATCGTTTCAGAGATTCGTGACGAGCTTCAGGAAATCGATGAAGCTCTTCAGAATGAATATCAAACGCTTGGAAAGCTGAAGCAGGAACTTCACGCAATCGAAGAAGACCGATCTGTTGCATCGCTTCGATTTGATCGGGAACAAGTTGCGGATGAGTTGCGCAAGGCCAGCGAATCTCTCTTTGCAAACCGGGTTGCAGATCGTGTTGTTGAACAATTGCAATCGAAGATCGAGCAGGACCGACAACCACAAACATTGCAAACTGCCTCTGAATATTTATCTCAGCTGACTTGTGACAAGTACCAGAAAGTCTGGACTCCACTGGGCGAGAAGGCCTTATTCGTGGATGACGATGTCAAGCAATCGCTGCGTGTTGAACAGCTGAGTAGCGGAACACGTGAACAAGTCTTCCTTTCATTACGCTTAGCGATGATTAAAGACTTCGCTTCTCGCGGAGTCGAGCTTCCGCTCATCCTTGACGATGTCACCGTGAACTTCGACCAAATTCGTACGGAAGCTGCCGTCGAGACGCTGCTCAACGTCGCGGACGATGGTCAGCAAATCATGCTGTTTACCTGCCACTTACACCTTGCCCACTTATTCGAGAACGATGGGATCGAACCGGTCTGGTTGCCGAACCATCGTCCCGAAATGACGGTCTAA
- a CDS encoding TIR domain-containing protein translates to MAKKTAKKSPAPKKAAKKKAKPSTSSAPTYPRHSSESALRIPKAILDQNAGKPSSDAQAAEFLNLKSAKGPFAVEISSGIKYGFLNRPSTGMLEVTELAKQILRPKSPSDVANGYQQAVLNAPTISDVYMHYRGENLPDRQFFDNALEDTFKIPRDKVSEFKDVFTQCLTVAKLSEQHDGRVRILHSAASDEEVSADGDQRIEKISKGAGVKSTDTCFVMMPFGDPIGKYYDSVYKPAIEKAGLIPMRADDEIFGAGKIMDQIWLGINNAKILVAELTGKNPNVFYELGLAHALQKPVVLISSNENDVPFDLRHIRVIYYDCSDPFWGQKLMAKVAENILSALKNPEEAMFEPLSQDVT, encoded by the coding sequence ATGGCAAAAAAGACTGCAAAGAAATCGCCAGCGCCGAAGAAAGCCGCCAAGAAGAAGGCGAAGCCTTCAACATCCAGCGCGCCGACTTACCCCCGTCACAGTTCGGAATCGGCACTACGAATCCCAAAGGCCATTCTCGATCAAAACGCTGGCAAACCCAGCAGTGATGCGCAGGCTGCCGAATTCCTTAACCTCAAATCTGCGAAGGGACCTTTCGCCGTTGAGATTAGCTCTGGGATTAAATACGGTTTTTTGAATCGGCCCTCTACCGGTATGCTGGAGGTTACTGAACTCGCCAAGCAGATTTTGCGGCCCAAGTCACCAAGCGACGTGGCCAATGGGTACCAGCAAGCAGTGCTGAACGCTCCGACAATCTCGGACGTGTACATGCATTACCGTGGTGAAAACCTCCCTGATCGACAGTTCTTTGACAACGCTCTCGAAGACACTTTCAAAATCCCTCGCGATAAGGTTTCAGAATTCAAGGATGTGTTTACGCAATGTTTGACGGTTGCGAAGCTTTCCGAACAACACGATGGCAGAGTCCGAATATTGCATTCGGCAGCCTCCGATGAAGAGGTCTCAGCCGATGGTGATCAAAGGATTGAAAAGATCAGTAAGGGTGCGGGAGTTAAATCAACAGACACCTGCTTTGTCATGATGCCTTTCGGCGATCCGATCGGGAAATACTATGATTCCGTATATAAGCCTGCAATTGAAAAGGCAGGCTTAATACCTATGCGAGCGGACGATGAGATTTTCGGTGCCGGCAAGATAATGGATCAAATTTGGCTTGGCATAAATAACGCCAAGATCTTAGTTGCCGAACTGACCGGTAAGAATCCGAATGTTTTTTACGAATTAGGCTTGGCTCACGCACTACAAAAACCTGTTGTCTTGATCTCATCCAACGAAAATGACGTCCCATTCGACCTGCGACACATCAGAGTAATTTACTACGATTGTAGCGATCCTTTCTGGGGCCAAAAGCTCATGGCAAAGGTTGCTGAAAACATCCTTTCCGCACTGAAAAATCCTGAAGAGGCCATGTTCGAACCCCTATCCCAAGACGTCACATAA
- a CDS encoding metallophosphoesterase family protein codes for MSRHGFRFVHATNLRLDEPLIGTGPLSGPDRELAEQATILAWEGVVETCLSSQAEFLLLTGNCFDHRTQSLRARVSLERGFEKLDAHHIDVFVVPGHLDPASAWKRWVQMPPNVTLIGDEQQEPVAVVRNGSVLASLLTIATAETDETNWTGAGPVVLEHQAGTYHIGILPAGTPVRWKKDGQPEALNQPGVSSSAASLAQTAIDRGIDLIACGEGLPFTHRKRNSLIHDPGPAQSLSKNVTGSCGCSVIDVDAEGETRIDDIAIAPIRWEDITLSIERHTNWNDLVERMALMVMERVADNDEQLWVMNWRVKGEGKLFDSLRERESETEMWDLLEGELDGETEVRRIHRLERMTKQLLEPESLEEATGLQIDFEEILKEEGSNLVELVRHELLESDWIKRADAELVRMAIAQASRRKIERQAEATAGHWLH; via the coding sequence ATGTCTCGGCATGGATTTCGATTTGTACACGCGACCAATTTGCGCCTGGATGAACCGTTAATAGGAACGGGACCGCTCTCTGGTCCTGATCGGGAACTCGCTGAACAGGCGACGATTCTGGCTTGGGAAGGAGTCGTTGAGACCTGCCTGAGTTCTCAAGCGGAGTTCCTGCTGCTAACCGGGAATTGCTTCGACCACCGGACACAGAGCTTGCGAGCTCGAGTTTCTCTTGAACGTGGCTTCGAAAAACTGGACGCACATCATATTGATGTTTTTGTCGTCCCCGGTCATCTTGACCCCGCCTCGGCCTGGAAACGCTGGGTCCAAATGCCCCCGAATGTCACATTGATTGGCGATGAGCAACAGGAACCGGTAGCGGTGGTTCGGAATGGCTCTGTTCTCGCCTCATTATTAACCATTGCCACGGCGGAAACGGACGAAACCAACTGGACCGGCGCGGGACCAGTTGTTCTGGAACATCAGGCGGGAACGTATCACATCGGAATTCTTCCCGCAGGGACTCCGGTACGCTGGAAAAAAGATGGTCAGCCAGAAGCATTGAATCAACCGGGGGTGTCGTCGTCAGCTGCTTCACTTGCTCAAACAGCAATTGATCGGGGAATCGACTTGATCGCCTGCGGAGAAGGTCTCCCGTTCACACACCGCAAACGAAACAGCTTGATCCACGATCCGGGACCGGCGCAGTCATTATCGAAAAACGTCACCGGCTCTTGCGGTTGCAGCGTCATCGATGTCGATGCGGAGGGCGAGACGCGGATTGACGATATCGCCATCGCTCCGATTCGTTGGGAAGATATCACCCTAAGTATTGAGCGGCACACGAACTGGAATGATCTCGTCGAGCGGATGGCTCTGATGGTGATGGAGCGTGTTGCGGACAACGACGAACAACTCTGGGTGATGAACTGGCGTGTGAAAGGCGAAGGCAAACTCTTCGACTCACTCCGCGAGCGTGAGTCAGAGACCGAAATGTGGGACCTCCTTGAAGGAGAACTCGACGGAGAGACAGAAGTTCGCCGAATTCATCGACTCGAGCGAATGACGAAACAACTTCTCGAGCCAGAAAGTCTGGAAGAAGCAACAGGTTTACAAATTGATTTTGAAGAGATCCTGAAGGAAGAAGGGAGCAATCTGGTCGAGCTTGTACGGCATGAACTCCTGGAATCGGACTGGATCAAACGTGCCGACGCTGAACTCGTCAGAATGGCCATCGCACAGGCATCAAGGCGGAAAATTGAACGACAAGCTGAGGCAACAGCAGGACATTGGTTGCATTAA
- a CDS encoding DUF1570 domain-containing protein, with protein MMNQTERVVQQRWQCYLCFVFSLLSLFSSSCMFVRRDVTGLPNKYKVKMEQLQVRSDVKITKDDPVFEELTSLRAEIVELLELPPANRPIIVHLFKDEDRYAEYMKKQHPNLPPRRAFFIGSPTELAVYAHWGPSMAEDLRHEYTHGVLHSSLQTVPLWLDEGIAEYFETRTFDSKRRHPDHAPQLAKAISNGWQPDLHRLEQIESVSEMHRADYQEAWAWVHYLIHDCPDGRGMLVDYCKSLRSSTHPPRFAEEMERHVPTADVRLASYISSTFNRSGPTWALGQDQQ; from the coding sequence ATGATGAATCAGACGGAGAGAGTCGTTCAGCAGCGATGGCAATGCTATCTCTGTTTCGTCTTTTCGTTGCTGAGTCTGTTCTCTTCCAGCTGCATGTTTGTTCGACGTGATGTGACAGGCTTGCCGAACAAATATAAAGTCAAAATGGAGCAATTGCAGGTCCGTTCGGATGTCAAAATCACCAAAGATGATCCAGTCTTTGAAGAGCTGACTTCGCTGCGGGCCGAGATTGTCGAGCTTCTTGAACTCCCTCCTGCGAACCGCCCCATCATTGTTCATCTATTTAAGGATGAAGACCGGTATGCAGAATACATGAAGAAGCAGCATCCGAATTTGCCACCTCGCCGGGCCTTTTTCATTGGTTCGCCTACTGAACTTGCGGTCTATGCACATTGGGGGCCGAGCATGGCGGAAGACTTGCGGCATGAATACACACATGGCGTTTTACATTCATCGTTGCAAACCGTTCCGTTGTGGTTGGATGAAGGAATCGCAGAGTACTTTGAAACGCGTACGTTCGATTCAAAACGTCGACACCCCGATCATGCCCCGCAATTAGCCAAAGCGATTTCAAATGGATGGCAGCCTGACTTGCATCGTCTGGAGCAGATTGAATCCGTCTCAGAGATGCACCGCGCTGACTACCAGGAAGCCTGGGCCTGGGTTCATTACCTGATCCATGATTGCCCGGATGGTCGAGGCATGCTTGTGGATTATTGCAAGTCTCTGAGATCTTCCACACACCCACCTCGGTTCGCTGAAGAGATGGAACGCCACGTCCCGACCGCTGACGTGCGGCTTGCTTCGTACATCTCGTCGACGTTCAATCGCTCTGGCCCCACTTGGGCACTTGGACAGGATCAACAGTAA